From Levilactobacillus zymae, a single genomic window includes:
- a CDS encoding serine hydrolase: MMINLSKRSWLLLGGLLLGVGLGLTFGRSVPIHAQATPSSATIRRQVKHDMRHVGGRWSVQVTRLGAQPVNVTVGNHAVKRQRAASTIKLYIMLSIFQRVQRHQLKLTATTKARLKRMIYNSDNVAANQLIAQAGGLAAVNRVIRQHRFTQTTLGRHLMDTRALHRGHDNWTSVRDLTRFLTLLAQHRLLGTKQDKRMLTLMRHCRNHSKLPRLVTHATVFNKTGEYPDLGVQNDAAYFKTHGRRIIVVAMSQSGHANRQYPALAQVGKHLVTRLSK, encoded by the coding sequence ATGATGATTAACTTAAGCAAACGGTCGTGGCTTCTGCTGGGGGGCCTGTTATTGGGCGTCGGCCTGGGACTGACCTTCGGGAGATCGGTACCGATTCACGCTCAGGCAACGCCGAGTTCCGCCACGATTCGCCGCCAGGTCAAGCACGATATGCGCCACGTTGGTGGGCGTTGGTCCGTTCAGGTCACCCGCTTAGGCGCCCAGCCGGTCAACGTGACCGTGGGCAACCATGCCGTGAAGCGACAGCGGGCGGCCAGCACCATCAAATTGTACATTATGCTCAGTATTTTTCAACGAGTGCAACGGCACCAGCTTAAGCTAACGGCGACCACGAAAGCCCGGTTGAAGCGAATGATTTATAATTCGGACAACGTTGCGGCCAACCAATTGATTGCCCAGGCGGGGGGCTTAGCCGCCGTAAATCGGGTGATTCGCCAACACCGATTTACCCAAACGACTCTGGGCCGACACCTAATGGATACCCGAGCGTTGCACCGGGGCCACGATAACTGGACGTCGGTGCGGGACTTGACTCGATTTTTAACGTTATTGGCCCAGCACCGCTTACTGGGAACCAAGCAGGATAAACGCATGTTGACGTTGATGCGCCATTGTCGCAATCACAGCAAGTTACCCCGACTGGTCACCCACGCCACGGTTTTCAATAAGACGGGAGAGTATCCCGATCTGGGTGTCCAAAACGATGCCGCCTACTTCAAAACTCACGGCCGACGAATTATCGTGGTGGCCATGAGTCAAAGCGGCCACGCCAACCGGCAATACCCGGCGCTAGCCCAGGTGGGTAAACACCTAGTCACCCGTTTAAGTAAATGA
- the aroE gene encoding shikimate dehydrogenase, translating into MIDGKTQLYGLLAHPAHHSRSPRMHNLSFDHWNINARYLAFDVAPGDLAAAIGGMRSLGIAGVNLSMPFKQTVIPLLDDLTPRAQRINAVNTIKNDQGRLIGDSTDGAGLFQSLQSREFDLRGQRVVILGAGGAGKAIIAAALDYQLARVDVFKRQTPSYASVANWVADLAPTGATPLQLHPYEDVTTMHDLVAQADLVINATSVGMTTAGLPVPTDVLAVLHPGQVVYDVIYHPLETAFLARAREAGCTTHNGLGMLIGQGALAFQFWTGKPMPVAAVEADLLASLAPTSK; encoded by the coding sequence ATGATAGATGGTAAGACTCAATTATATGGACTACTCGCGCACCCGGCTCACCATAGCCGCTCGCCGCGAATGCACAACCTAAGCTTCGACCACTGGAACATTAACGCCCGATACTTAGCCTTTGACGTGGCCCCCGGTGACTTAGCGGCGGCCATTGGTGGCATGCGCAGTCTGGGGATCGCGGGGGTTAACCTATCGATGCCGTTCAAGCAAACGGTTATTCCATTATTAGACGACTTGACTCCCCGGGCCCAACGAATTAACGCCGTAAACACCATTAAGAACGATCAGGGCCGGTTGATTGGGGACAGTACCGATGGTGCCGGGTTATTTCAGAGCCTTCAATCCCGTGAGTTCGATTTGCGGGGGCAACGGGTGGTCATTTTAGGCGCCGGTGGGGCGGGTAAGGCCATCATCGCCGCGGCGTTGGATTACCAACTGGCGCGCGTGGACGTGTTTAAACGGCAAACGCCGAGTTATGCTAGTGTGGCTAACTGGGTAGCCGACCTTGCGCCTACCGGGGCCACACCGTTGCAACTTCATCCGTACGAGGACGTTACGACCATGCACGACCTGGTGGCGCAGGCCGACTTGGTCATCAACGCCACCAGCGTGGGCATGACCACGGCTGGTTTACCGGTTCCCACCGACGTTCTCGCGGTCCTGCATCCCGGTCAGGTGGTTTATGATGTGATTTACCACCCCCTCGAAACCGCCTTTTTGGCCCGGGCTCGAGAGGCAGGATGCACCACCCACAACGGCTTAGGCATGTTGATTGGCCAGGGGGCCCTCGCCTTTCAGTTCTGGACGGGTAAGCCGATGCCGGTTGCCGCCGTCGAAGCGGATCTGTTAGCGAGTTTGGCGCCGACCAGCAAGTGA
- a CDS encoding DUF4828 domain-containing protein: protein MKGRELALFGISLLAGLTGGFSLRKKQQGQPRQASPLFYAGTWQFVDPHNQRHHRLEISPNLDVHIDGRSLEVRVQKLDDHQLTFQDKFGYHLVIHANEQQPISFFDEADDCTYTVHPVDGPSSAK, encoded by the coding sequence GTGAAAGGTCGAGAACTTGCGTTATTTGGGATTTCACTTCTGGCCGGACTGACCGGCGGCTTCTCACTGCGTAAAAAGCAACAGGGGCAGCCCCGACAGGCGTCACCGTTATTTTATGCGGGGACCTGGCAGTTCGTGGACCCGCATAATCAGCGGCACCACCGGTTAGAGATCAGCCCAAATCTGGATGTGCATATCGATGGCCGCTCACTGGAAGTCCGGGTCCAAAAACTGGACGATCACCAGCTGACGTTCCAAGATAAATTTGGGTATCACCTGGTCATCCACGCCAACGAACAACAACCCATCTCGTTTTTCGACGAAGCCGACGATTGTACATACACGGTCCATCCTGTCGACGGTCCATCATCGGCTAAATAA
- the gntK gene encoding gluconokinase — MDYMIGVDIGTTSVKTVLYDTDGKMQGYSNNLYPLYQDVPDMAEEDPEEIFSAIIDGLTTVIRKADLKHGTLHGVSFSAAMHSLILLDDNHKPLTRAITWADNRAVQYADELRENGVGKQLYEKTGTPIHPMTPLSKLIWLRNEQPDLFKQARWFVGIKEYVIYKLFGVLQEDYSIANATGLFNIFKMDWDDQALQVAGITRDQLPKLVDTTDQISGMKADYAGVIGMDPNTPFVMGASDGPLANLGVNAINPGVVAVTIGTSGAVRVVTDKPKIDPKGRVFCYYLSEGRWVVGGPVNNGGIVFRWVRDQLFAPEKITAEQMKVDSYDLLTEIASKIPAGSDGLIFHPFLGGERAPIWDANARGSFFGLTRTHSRAHMVRAALEGIVYNLYTVMLALEEVVGKPSSIQATGGFARSALWRQMLADIFEQDVTIPESPEGTALGAATLGMYSLGLIDDLAQVKNFIGVANVHHPNPDTFEAYRALVPIYIRLSRQLQSEYKNIAEFQRKHPQQTTEKH; from the coding sequence ATGGACTACATGATTGGCGTCGACATTGGGACAACCAGTGTGAAGACGGTATTGTACGACACTGACGGAAAGATGCAGGGGTATTCTAATAACTTGTATCCCCTCTACCAAGATGTCCCCGATATGGCGGAAGAAGATCCCGAAGAAATCTTCTCCGCAATTATTGACGGATTAACCACGGTCATTCGCAAGGCTGACCTGAAGCATGGGACCTTACACGGGGTTTCGTTCTCCGCCGCCATGCACAGTCTGATTTTATTAGACGACAACCACAAACCTTTGACGCGCGCCATCACCTGGGCCGACAACCGGGCCGTTCAATACGCCGACGAACTCCGTGAAAACGGTGTGGGTAAGCAATTGTACGAAAAGACCGGGACGCCAATTCACCCGATGACGCCGTTAAGCAAGTTAATTTGGTTACGCAACGAACAACCAGACCTGTTCAAGCAGGCGCGGTGGTTCGTCGGGATCAAGGAATACGTCATTTACAAGCTATTCGGTGTCTTACAGGAAGACTACTCCATCGCTAACGCCACGGGGCTGTTCAACATCTTCAAGATGGACTGGGACGACCAAGCCTTACAAGTGGCCGGCATCACCCGCGACCAATTACCCAAGCTGGTCGATACCACGGATCAAATCTCCGGGATGAAGGCCGATTACGCCGGCGTCATCGGAATGGATCCCAACACCCCATTCGTCATGGGTGCTTCCGATGGTCCGTTAGCCAACCTGGGAGTTAACGCCATCAACCCTGGTGTTGTCGCCGTAACCATCGGGACGTCTGGCGCCGTGCGGGTCGTGACCGACAAGCCGAAGATTGACCCTAAGGGCCGGGTCTTCTGCTACTACCTCTCCGAGGGCCGTTGGGTCGTCGGTGGGCCGGTCAACAACGGGGGGATTGTCTTCCGGTGGGTCCGCGATCAACTCTTCGCGCCCGAAAAGATTACTGCCGAACAAATGAAGGTTGACTCTTACGACCTGCTGACCGAAATTGCATCCAAGATTCCGGCCGGTTCCGACGGGCTGATTTTCCATCCTTTCTTGGGTGGCGAACGGGCCCCTATCTGGGACGCCAACGCCCGCGGATCCTTCTTCGGCTTGACGCGGACGCATTCACGGGCCCACATGGTCCGGGCCGCGCTGGAAGGGATTGTCTACAACCTCTACACCGTGATGCTGGCCTTAGAAGAAGTCGTCGGCAAGCCATCTAGCATCCAAGCCACTGGTGGGTTCGCCCGCTCCGCGCTCTGGCGGCAAATGTTGGCCGACATCTTCGAACAAGACGTCACGATTCCCGAAAGTCCTGAAGGAACGGCCTTAGGCGCTGCGACGTTAGGAATGTATTCGTTAGGGTTGATCGATGACTTGGCCCAGGTTAAGAACTTCATCGGGGTCGCTAACGTGCACCACCCGAACCCCGACACGTTCGAAGCTTACCGGGCGTTGGTCCCAATCTACATCCGGTTAAGCCGGCAATTGCAATCCGAATACAAGAACATTGCGGAATTCCAGCGAAAACACCCGCAACAAACTACCGAAAAACACTAA
- a CDS encoding carboxymuconolactone decarboxylase family protein — protein MAAKQTAGRDNLGDFAPKFAELNDDVLFGEVWSREDKLSARDRSLITVASLLTQGVPQLEAHMKIAKQHGVTKDEMVELITHLAFYAGWPKAWSAFGLAQKIYQD, from the coding sequence ATGGCCGCAAAACAAACTGCGGGTCGCGATAACCTGGGGGATTTTGCCCCGAAATTCGCTGAATTAAACGATGACGTCTTATTTGGGGAAGTCTGGTCCCGCGAGGACAAGTTGTCCGCCCGTGACCGGAGTCTGATCACGGTGGCCAGCCTGTTAACGCAGGGCGTTCCCCAATTAGAGGCTCACATGAAGATCGCCAAACAACACGGGGTGACTAAAGATGAAATGGTCGAATTGATCACCCATCTGGCGTTCTACGCCGGTTGGCCCAAGGCGTGGTCCGCGTTTGGCTTAGCCCAGAAAATTTACCAGGATTAA
- a CDS encoding MurR/RpiR family transcriptional regulator, with translation MVIARSALGKLRGKYDSLSTTEKRIAQLALNSPSAVSEMTIRELASAAGASTASISRFVKRLGYANYREFTMELAHVVVVDAHEGAKLFKELGEGDSLGVIANKVFHSSMASLEATNDALSENDIARAVLKLINAGTVNFFGLGGSSIAALDGYHKFIRTSLNVAYHPDYDIQLMQAAKLTADDCAVVISHSGKNYETIQIVKELKANHVPIIGITSYSGSPLARAATVTLLSLTDEIKYRSEGMYSLISQIAILDSLFMMTVLRSSSRTQPVLMHVRDVIERTREEP, from the coding sequence GTGGTTATCGCACGTTCAGCATTGGGTAAACTGCGCGGAAAGTATGACAGTTTATCCACCACAGAAAAGAGGATTGCGCAACTCGCGCTCAACAGTCCGTCGGCGGTCAGTGAGATGACCATTCGCGAACTTGCGAGTGCGGCCGGGGCGTCGACCGCGTCGATCTCGCGGTTCGTCAAGCGCCTGGGGTACGCTAACTACCGGGAGTTTACCATGGAGTTGGCCCACGTGGTTGTCGTTGACGCGCACGAGGGGGCCAAGTTATTTAAAGAACTGGGCGAAGGGGACTCGTTAGGCGTCATTGCCAACAAGGTTTTCCATTCGTCCATGGCCTCCCTGGAAGCCACGAACGACGCGCTGAGCGAAAACGACATTGCTCGGGCGGTCCTGAAGTTAATCAATGCCGGCACCGTGAACTTCTTCGGTCTGGGGGGGTCGTCGATTGCGGCCCTAGACGGGTACCATAAGTTCATTCGGACCTCGCTGAACGTGGCTTACCATCCCGATTACGATATTCAATTGATGCAGGCAGCCAAGTTGACCGCCGACGATTGTGCCGTGGTGATCTCCCACTCCGGGAAAAACTATGAAACTATTCAGATCGTGAAGGAATTAAAAGCCAACCACGTGCCCATTATCGGCATTACCAGTTACAGCGGATCGCCGTTAGCCCGGGCGGCGACGGTGACGCTGCTATCGCTGACCGATGAGATTAAGTACCGCTCCGAGGGGATGTACTCGTTAATCTCACAAATTGCCATTCTAGACAGCCTATTTATGATGACGGTTTTGCGCAGTTCGTCGCGTACTCAGCCGGTTTTGATGCACGTCCGGGACGTGATTGAACGAACCCGTGAAGAACCTTAA
- a CDS encoding gluconate:H+ symporter, translated as MELIALVIGVIFLLVLIIRFKINTFVSLIMTSVLTALLLGMNLTKIMTTIEAGIGSQLGELSLVFGFGAMLGRLVADAGGANVIATTLIDKFGKQRLQVAIMLASFIIGIALFFEVGLVLLIPIVFAIALEANVPILYLGIPMAAALSVTHGFLPPHPAPVAIAAVLKANDGEILLLGLVVAIPAAIIAGPVFTKLARKFAPSAFERKGNLSSLGEVKTIKPEDAPSFGLSVLTSLFPVILMAITTIYKMTVNGGATPTKNATMLDQIVALIGDPAMAMLISLLVAMFTMGWRRNRKTADIMQTLEDAVKSIAMLLLVIGGGGAFKQVLIDGGVGQEVAKIFVNSNMSPLLLGWLVAVVLRVALGSATVAALTAAGIVAPLMAQAGVAPALMVLAIGAGSLAASHVNDAGFWMFKEYFDLSVKQTLSIWTVLETVISVVGIIIVLLLSLVIH; from the coding sequence ATGGAATTAATTGCACTTGTCATTGGGGTCATCTTTCTATTAGTCCTCATTATTCGTTTCAAGATCAACACCTTCGTCTCACTGATTATGACGTCCGTCTTAACCGCCCTCCTGTTGGGCATGAACCTGACCAAGATCATGACGACCATCGAAGCTGGGATTGGTAGTCAATTGGGGGAATTGTCCCTGGTCTTCGGGTTCGGGGCCATGTTGGGCCGGTTAGTCGCCGATGCCGGTGGGGCCAACGTGATTGCCACCACGCTGATCGATAAGTTCGGTAAGCAACGGTTGCAAGTTGCCATTATGCTCGCCTCCTTTATTATCGGGATCGCCCTCTTCTTCGAAGTTGGGCTGGTTCTCTTAATTCCCATTGTCTTTGCGATTGCGTTGGAAGCCAACGTCCCGATTCTCTACTTAGGGATCCCGATGGCGGCCGCATTGTCCGTCACCCACGGGTTCTTACCCCCGCACCCGGCCCCGGTTGCCATTGCGGCGGTCCTGAAGGCCAACGACGGGGAAATTCTGTTGTTAGGTCTGGTGGTCGCGATTCCGGCGGCCATCATCGCCGGTCCGGTCTTTACCAAGCTGGCCCGCAAGTTTGCGCCCAGCGCCTTTGAGCGCAAGGGTAACCTCTCGTCGTTAGGCGAGGTCAAAACCATCAAACCCGAAGACGCCCCTAGCTTTGGGTTATCCGTTCTCACGTCCCTCTTCCCGGTTATCCTGATGGCGATTACCACCATCTACAAGATGACCGTCAACGGCGGCGCCACCCCGACCAAGAACGCCACCATGCTCGATCAAATCGTGGCGCTGATTGGGGATCCCGCCATGGCCATGTTGATTTCGCTGTTGGTCGCCATGTTCACCATGGGTTGGCGCCGGAACCGCAAGACCGCCGACATCATGCAAACGCTGGAAGACGCGGTCAAGTCCATCGCCATGCTGCTGCTGGTTATCGGTGGTGGGGGGGCCTTCAAACAGGTCCTCATCGATGGCGGGGTTGGGCAAGAAGTGGCGAAGATCTTCGTCAACTCCAACATGTCGCCCCTGCTATTGGGCTGGCTGGTGGCCGTCGTCTTACGGGTGGCCTTAGGATCCGCTACCGTAGCGGCGTTAACCGCTGCCGGAATTGTAGCCCCACTGATGGCCCAGGCCGGCGTGGCACCCGCACTGATGGTGCTCGCCATCGGGGCCGGTTCCTTAGCCGCCTCGCACGTCAACGATGCCGGTTTCTGGATGTTCAAGGAATACTTTGACTTATCGGTCAAGCAGACGTTGAGTATCTGGACCGTGCTCGAAACGGTCATTTCGGTGGTCGGCATCATCATCGTCCTGTTACTGAGCTTAGTGATTCATTAA
- a CDS encoding GH25 family lysozyme has protein sequence MRRRDYQPIYEKRHRRQRRWRRLGFLLLCGLVISLGVWGWQTWQQYTQERLARYPIHGVTINQDSGYLDFQQLAKHNQFVYIQATSGATYSDNDFSNNYSRAQGAAVKVGVMHTFSFSSSARRQIHHFEQTVGQQSGTLPIMIAVSYYDQYNSSNQAMATQGQKLKTLVTALEKDYQQGVVIYANKTVLTQFVRPVLPNQDEWMADGHLGHYGSPVRLIEYNANGKLSQNGQSQAVGFTVFNGTKQQWAQFSDQD, from the coding sequence GTGAGACGACGGGATTATCAACCAATTTATGAAAAGCGGCACCGGCGTCAACGGCGGTGGCGGCGTTTGGGATTTCTACTCCTGTGTGGGCTGGTGATTAGCCTGGGTGTGTGGGGCTGGCAAACCTGGCAACAGTATACCCAGGAGCGGCTGGCCCGGTATCCGATTCACGGCGTCACCATCAACCAGGACAGCGGTTATCTAGATTTTCAGCAATTAGCCAAGCATAATCAGTTCGTCTACATCCAGGCCACCTCGGGCGCCACCTACAGCGATAATGATTTTAGTAATAATTATTCGCGGGCGCAGGGGGCCGCCGTCAAGGTGGGGGTCATGCACACCTTTAGTTTTTCGTCGTCGGCTCGGCGACAGATTCACCATTTCGAACAGACGGTGGGGCAGCAGAGCGGCACACTGCCGATCATGATTGCGGTGAGCTATTACGACCAATATAACAGTAGTAATCAGGCGATGGCCACCCAGGGACAGAAATTAAAGACGTTGGTCACCGCCCTAGAGAAAGACTATCAGCAGGGCGTGGTGATTTACGCCAATAAAACGGTGCTCACCCAGTTCGTTCGGCCGGTCTTACCGAATCAGGATGAATGGATGGCCGATGGGCATCTGGGGCATTACGGGTCACCGGTGCGGTTGATCGAGTATAACGCTAACGGCAAACTAAGCCAAAACGGTCAATCGCAGGCGGTGGGGTTTACGGTCTTTAACGGTACCAAGCAGCAGTGGGCCCAGTTTAGTGATCAAGATTAA
- a CDS encoding DEAD/DEAH box helicase, with product MLEQYQAHFHALGYDAPTAIQAAVYGPMTSDQNVLGLAPTGSGKTVAFTLPALANLLPGDGIQLIVLEPSQELAIQTSRVMRDWAKLLDLKVAALTGGANVKRQTERLKKRPEVIVGTPGRILNLIQDHKLKMHLISHIIVDEADDLLTGDTLETVRAVAQAAPADGQLSFFSATDTAILSDLPQWFGQAVTRIDVRQQDQTQGVVRHGLLQVGMGKRDQMLKRLLAQPNFRALVFFKQTNTLKHTATKFYHDHVSATSLTSDLRQVQREKALQDFRQGRIRLLLTTDVAARGLDIAKLPAVINYDLPSTVNEYVHRAGRTGRMGEPGQVISLGDDHDLRDLKKLLRDTDYQLVPLYFQGKQLTTERPTTPAVRAESRPATRPDGTVATQPAHEHLTPAVKAGKRVPATTTKASVPAVAAPVSKKSKKKHKNRHNKNKGMRKKWRDRDAQHDQA from the coding sequence ATGTTAGAACAGTATCAAGCGCACTTTCACGCCTTAGGCTATGACGCACCGACCGCCATTCAGGCGGCGGTCTACGGTCCCATGACCAGTGACCAGAACGTGTTGGGGTTAGCCCCAACCGGCTCCGGGAAGACCGTGGCCTTTACCTTACCAGCCTTAGCCAATCTATTGCCGGGTGACGGTATCCAGTTAATTGTGTTGGAGCCCTCACAGGAGTTGGCCATTCAAACCAGCCGGGTGATGCGCGACTGGGCGAAACTACTTGACTTGAAGGTCGCCGCTTTGACCGGGGGCGCCAACGTGAAACGCCAAACGGAACGCTTGAAGAAGCGACCTGAGGTGATTGTCGGGACCCCCGGACGGATTTTAAACCTGATTCAAGACCACAAGTTAAAGATGCACCTGATTTCCCACATTATCGTGGACGAAGCCGACGACTTGTTGACCGGCGATACTTTGGAAACGGTGCGGGCGGTGGCCCAAGCCGCACCGGCCGATGGTCAATTAAGTTTCTTCTCCGCCACGGATACGGCCATTTTAAGTGATCTTCCCCAGTGGTTCGGCCAGGCGGTCACCCGGATCGACGTGCGGCAACAGGACCAGACCCAGGGGGTGGTTCGCCACGGGCTGTTACAGGTTGGCATGGGGAAACGCGATCAGATGTTAAAACGCTTGCTGGCTCAACCTAATTTCAGAGCGTTGGTCTTTTTTAAACAAACCAACACTTTGAAGCACACGGCCACCAAGTTTTATCACGACCATGTGTCCGCTACCAGTCTCACCAGTGATCTGCGGCAAGTCCAGCGAGAGAAGGCCCTTCAGGACTTTCGCCAGGGACGGATCCGGCTGTTACTGACCACGGACGTGGCGGCTCGGGGGCTGGACATTGCTAAGTTACCAGCCGTTATTAACTATGATTTACCTAGCACGGTCAACGAGTACGTCCACCGTGCGGGACGGACCGGTCGGATGGGAGAACCTGGTCAGGTGATCAGCTTGGGCGACGACCATGATTTACGTGACTTGAAGAAGCTGCTCCGGGACACGGACTATCAGTTAGTCCCGCTATACTTCCAAGGTAAGCAACTGACCACGGAACGACCAACGACCCCCGCTGTGCGCGCGGAAAGTCGGCCGGCGACGCGTCCAGACGGTACCGTGGCGACGCAGCCAGCCCACGAACACCTGACACCAGCCGTGAAGGCGGGAAAACGGGTACCCGCGACTACGACGAAGGCTTCGGTACCGGCCGTTGCGGCACCGGTCTCGAAGAAGTCTAAGAAGAAACACAAGAATCGCCACAACAAGAACAAAGGCATGCGGAAAAAGTGGCGCGATCGCGACGCACAGCACGACCAAGCCTAA
- a CDS encoding Gfo/Idh/MocA family oxidoreductase encodes MIRIGTVGTHWITQQLVEALALSKQYDLAAVYSRHTDTAQAFATKNHAQASYTDYDTMLDEANLDVVYLASPNSLHFQQALAAIRHDISVIVEKPVVSNQGEMTALMAELAKHPHVRLLEAARNVHTPNFHALEKAVAALPTVQGATLTYMKYSSRYDNVLAGERPNVFTKEFAGGALQDLGVYPIYLAVALFGQPANVAYFPTLVATGADGKGIAILRYGDFDVTVNFGKTSNAYAWSEIYGLKETLAMDSAGELTRVKAYDEDGAEENLTQPELVNPMLPEVNDFARILQAPDDAQNAADYRRWLRWSQQVNQVLYDLRVSANLYFPADEN; translated from the coding sequence ATGATTCGAATTGGAACAGTGGGGACTCATTGGATTACGCAACAGTTGGTTGAGGCGTTAGCTTTATCGAAGCAATACGACCTCGCCGCAGTTTATTCCCGGCACACGGATACCGCGCAGGCGTTTGCGACCAAGAACCACGCGCAGGCCAGTTACACGGACTACGATACCATGCTGGATGAGGCTAACCTGGACGTGGTGTACTTAGCCTCGCCCAATAGCTTGCATTTCCAACAAGCCTTAGCCGCGATTCGGCACGACATTTCGGTCATCGTCGAAAAGCCGGTCGTCAGCAACCAGGGTGAAATGACGGCGCTCATGGCCGAATTGGCCAAGCACCCTCACGTCCGGTTATTAGAAGCCGCACGGAACGTGCACACGCCTAACTTCCACGCACTAGAAAAGGCCGTCGCAGCGTTGCCAACGGTACAGGGAGCCACGTTGACCTACATGAAGTACTCCTCACGGTACGATAACGTGTTGGCGGGTGAACGGCCAAACGTCTTTACCAAGGAATTTGCCGGAGGCGCTCTGCAGGATTTAGGGGTCTACCCCATCTACTTAGCCGTGGCCTTATTCGGTCAACCGGCCAACGTGGCGTACTTCCCGACGTTAGTGGCCACCGGTGCCGACGGTAAGGGGATTGCCATCCTCCGGTACGGAGACTTTGACGTGACCGTTAACTTCGGTAAGACCAGTAACGCCTACGCGTGGTCCGAGATTTACGGCTTAAAGGAAACCCTGGCGATGGATAGCGCCGGTGAGTTAACGCGGGTGAAGGCCTACGACGAAGATGGGGCAGAAGAGAACCTGACCCAACCGGAGCTAGTCAACCCGATGCTGCCCGAAGTCAACGACTTTGCGCGGATCTTACAGGCCCCCGACGATGCCCAGAACGCGGCCGATTACCGGCGGTGGTTACGGTGGAGCCAACAGGTCAACCAAGTCTTATACGACTTGCGGGTTTCGGCCAACCTGTACTTCCCAGCGGACGAAAACTAG
- a CDS encoding amino acid permease produces the protein MLAKALRREIGTFTALATVMGTVIGGGVFFKTASVVAANHSANMTLLAWVFGGLLTICAGLTSAELAAAIPKTGGAMRYLEYAYGKPVGFLMGWAQILVYYPANIAALSIIFGTQFVALFHVATNWQLPIAILCGVSITGINFLGARAGGRLQSVALVFKLIPIAIIVIFGLLAPAHTAVPLWPIVTGDHLNWGKAFASSLLATMFAYDGWISIGNIAGEMKKPERDLPRAIVLGLAAITVVYTLVNLVVLRTLPIDAIAGNQNSAADAAMRLFGQMGGKLVTIGILISVYGAINGYTLTGMRVPFAMAEEDSLPFSTYFRRLSRRTYVPDFAGSVQIGIALIMMVLGSFDLLTDMLVFVMWVFNCLIFLAVFKLRHREPDMVRPYRVPGYPVIPLVALIGGLFILVTTLITETGLAVTGLALTLLGLPVYFWHQKHRQSTH, from the coding sequence ATTTTGGCAAAGGCATTACGCCGCGAAATTGGGACATTTACCGCTCTGGCGACCGTGATGGGCACGGTCATCGGGGGTGGCGTATTCTTTAAAACCGCTAGTGTGGTGGCGGCGAACCATTCCGCCAACATGACCTTACTGGCCTGGGTCTTTGGGGGACTCTTAACCATCTGTGCCGGCCTGACCAGTGCCGAATTAGCCGCAGCCATCCCCAAGACCGGGGGCGCCATGCGGTACCTAGAATACGCCTACGGTAAACCCGTGGGCTTTTTGATGGGGTGGGCCCAGATCCTGGTCTACTACCCCGCAAATATCGCTGCCCTTTCCATTATCTTCGGGACCCAGTTCGTCGCCCTCTTTCACGTGGCGACCAATTGGCAATTACCCATCGCCATTTTATGTGGGGTCAGCATCACCGGGATTAATTTCCTAGGGGCCCGGGCCGGGGGCCGACTCCAATCCGTCGCGCTGGTGTTCAAGTTGATTCCCATCGCCATTATCGTGATTTTCGGCTTGCTGGCACCGGCTCATACGGCCGTTCCACTCTGGCCGATTGTCACCGGCGACCATCTTAATTGGGGGAAGGCCTTTGCGTCCAGCCTACTGGCCACCATGTTTGCCTACGACGGTTGGATCAGCATTGGCAACATCGCCGGGGAGATGAAGAAACCCGAACGTGACCTGCCCCGCGCCATCGTCTTGGGACTGGCCGCCATCACGGTGGTCTACACTTTGGTCAACCTGGTCGTCTTACGAACCTTACCGATTGACGCCATCGCCGGCAACCAAAACTCGGCCGCCGACGCCGCTATGCGTCTGTTCGGTCAGATGGGCGGTAAGCTGGTGACCATCGGGATTCTGATTTCGGTCTACGGCGCCATTAACGGGTATACGCTGACCGGGATGCGCGTGCCATTTGCCATGGCCGAAGAGGATAGCCTACCATTTTCGACCTACTTTCGGCGACTCTCGCGGCGGACCTACGTGCCCGACTTTGCCGGTAGCGTGCAGATTGGGATTGCCCTGATCATGATGGTTCTGGGAAGCTTCGATCTGTTGACCGACATGCTAGTCTTCGTGATGTGGGTGTTTAACTGTCTGATCTTCCTGGCGGTCTTCAAACTCCGCCACCGCGAGCCCGACATGGTCCGGCCGTACCGGGTTCCCGGTTACCCCGTGATTCCGTTGGTTGCGTTGATCGGGGGCCTCTTCATCCTGGTGACGACCCTGATCACCGAAACGGGGTTAGCCGTCACCGGGCTGGCTCTCACCCTTTTGGGTCTCCCCGTCTACTTCTGGCACCAAAAGCACCGTCAATCCACTCATTAG